The proteins below come from a single Streptococcus porcinus genomic window:
- the ftsA gene encoding cell division protein FtsA → MARNGFFTGLDIGTSSIKVLVAEFISSEMNVIGVSNVPSTGVKDGIIIDIEAAAVAIKTAVEQAEEKAGVAIDKINVGLPANLLQIEPTQGMIPVPSESKEIKDEDVDSVVKSALTKSITPEREVISLVPEEFIVDGFQGIRDPRGMMGIRLEMRGLIYTGPSTILHNLRKTVERAGIKVENIIITPLAMARSVLNEGEREFGATVIDMGGGQTTVASMRAQELQYTNIYSEGGDYITKDISKVLKTSMSIAEALKFNFGQANVNEASLTETVKVDVVGSDEPVEVTERYLSEIISARVRHILDRVKQDLDRGRLLELPGGIVLIGGGAIVPGVVDIAQEIFGTNVKLHVPNQVGIRNPMFANVISLVEYVGKMSEVDVLAQGAVTGEELLRRKPIDFNGQEPYIPPYNESRNAQTANYSSSQQDAPVDFEKQASAEPKPGLGERVRGIFGSMFD, encoded by the coding sequence ATGGCTAGAAATGGCTTTTTTACTGGTTTGGATATAGGAACTAGCTCGATTAAAGTACTTGTTGCAGAGTTTATTTCAAGTGAAATGAATGTTATCGGTGTTAGCAATGTCCCTAGTACAGGCGTAAAAGATGGAATAATTATTGATATTGAAGCTGCTGCAGTAGCCATTAAAACAGCAGTTGAGCAAGCAGAAGAAAAAGCAGGAGTGGCTATTGATAAGATTAATGTTGGTCTTCCAGCAAATCTTCTACAAATTGAACCGACACAAGGTATGATACCAGTACCAAGCGAATCAAAAGAAATAAAAGATGAAGATGTCGATAGTGTTGTTAAATCCGCTTTAACTAAGAGTATTACGCCTGAACGTGAAGTTATTTCTTTAGTTCCAGAGGAATTCATTGTAGATGGTTTCCAAGGGATTCGTGATCCACGTGGTATGATGGGTATCCGTTTGGAGATGCGCGGGTTGATTTATACTGGGCCAAGTACTATCTTGCACAACTTACGTAAAACAGTCGAACGTGCGGGGATTAAAGTCGAAAATATCATTATCACTCCTCTTGCAATGGCTCGGTCAGTTTTAAATGAAGGTGAACGTGAATTTGGTGCTACTGTTATTGATATGGGTGGCGGTCAAACTACGGTTGCCTCAATGCGCGCCCAAGAATTGCAATACACTAATATTTATTCTGAGGGTGGAGACTACATTACCAAGGATATTTCAAAAGTTTTAAAAACATCCATGTCTATAGCTGAAGCATTGAAATTCAACTTTGGTCAGGCAAATGTCAACGAAGCAAGCTTGACTGAAACAGTTAAGGTGGATGTTGTAGGTAGTGATGAACCTGTGGAGGTTACTGAACGTTACCTGTCTGAAATTATCTCAGCGCGTGTCCGTCATATTTTAGACCGTGTTAAACAAGATTTAGACCGTGGTCGTCTTTTAGAATTACCTGGCGGGATTGTTCTAATTGGTGGTGGAGCAATTGTTCCAGGAGTAGTTGATATTGCTCAGGAAATCTTTGGAACTAATGTTAAACTACACGTTCCTAATCAAGTTGGCATCCGTAACCCAATGTTTGCTAATGTCATTAGTTTAGTCGAATATGTTGGTAAAATGTCAGAAGTTGATGTTTTAGCACAAGGCGCAGTTACTGGCGAAGAATTGTTGCGTAGAAAACCAATTGATTTTAATGGCCAAGAACCTTATATACCACCCTATAATGAGTCTAGAAATGCACAGACAGCTAATTATAGCAGCTCGCAACAAGATGCACCTGTTGATTTTGAGAAACAAGCGTCAGCTGAGCCAAAACCTGGTTTAGGCGAACGGGTTCGTGGTATTTTTGGAAGTATGTTTGACTAG
- the ftsZ gene encoding cell division protein FtsZ, translated as MAFSFDTASIQGAIIKVIGVGGGGGNAINRMIDEGVAGVEFIAANTDIQALSSSKAETVIQLGPKLTRGLGAGGQPEVGRKAAEESEETLTEALTGADMVFITAGMGGGSGTGAAPVIARIAKSLGALTVAVVTRPFGFEGNKRGNFAIEGIQELREQVDTLLIISNNNLLEIVDKKTPLLEALSEADNVLRQGVQGITDLITSPGLINLDFADVKTVMANKGNALMGIGIGTGEERIVEAARKAIYSPLLETTIDGAEDVIVNVTGGLDMTLTEAEEASEIVGQAAGNGVNIWLGTSIDDSMNDEIRVTVVATGVRQDKAEQVSGFRSQPRTFNQGSAQKAGAQYASEQTHQSAQPNFERQTNFDMAETREMPRTHSNGPKVNSSQNQGSAFGNWDLRRDNIERPTESELDKQLNMSTFSVNESDDDELETPPFFKNR; from the coding sequence ATGGCATTTTCATTCGATACAGCATCAATTCAAGGTGCTATCATTAAAGTAATCGGTGTTGGAGGAGGCGGTGGTAACGCTATCAATCGTATGATTGATGAAGGCGTTGCTGGTGTGGAATTCATCGCAGCTAACACTGATATTCAAGCTCTAAGCTCGTCCAAGGCTGAAACTGTAATTCAATTAGGACCTAAGTTAACGCGCGGTCTTGGTGCGGGAGGACAACCTGAGGTAGGTCGTAAGGCTGCAGAAGAAAGTGAAGAAACATTAACAGAAGCACTGACTGGTGCAGATATGGTTTTCATCACAGCCGGTATGGGAGGCGGATCTGGTACGGGTGCTGCTCCAGTTATCGCTCGGATTGCTAAAAGTCTAGGTGCACTGACTGTGGCTGTTGTTACTCGTCCATTTGGTTTTGAAGGAAATAAACGTGGCAATTTTGCTATTGAAGGTATTCAAGAATTGCGTGAGCAAGTTGACACCCTACTCATTATTTCCAACAATAATTTACTTGAAATTGTTGATAAGAAGACTCCGCTATTAGAAGCACTTAGTGAAGCTGATAATGTTTTACGACAAGGGGTCCAAGGTATTACAGATCTGATTACTAGCCCAGGCTTAATCAATTTAGACTTTGCTGATGTTAAAACAGTGATGGCTAACAAAGGGAATGCCTTAATGGGAATTGGTATTGGAACTGGAGAAGAGCGCATTGTTGAAGCAGCTCGTAAAGCCATCTACTCACCATTATTGGAAACAACAATAGATGGTGCTGAGGATGTTATCGTTAATGTTACTGGAGGCCTTGATATGACCTTAACAGAAGCTGAGGAAGCTTCTGAGATTGTTGGACAAGCTGCTGGAAATGGTGTTAATATTTGGTTAGGAACATCAATTGATGATAGCATGAATGACGAAATTAGAGTGACAGTAGTTGCTACAGGCGTTCGTCAAGATAAAGCTGAACAAGTTTCTGGTTTCCGCTCTCAACCTCGCACTTTTAATCAAGGAAGTGCTCAAAAAGCTGGCGCTCAATATGCAAGTGAACAAACACATCAATCTGCTCAACCAAATTTTGAACGACAAACAAATTTTGACATGGCAGAAACGCGCGAGATGCCAAGAACACACTCTAATGGGCCAAAAGTGAATTCAAGTCAAAATCAAGGCTCAGCCTTTGGAAATTGGGACTTAAGACGTGACAATATTGAGCGACCTACTGAAAGTGAACTTGATAAACAGTTAAATATGTCAACATTCTCAGTTAATGAGTCCGATGATGATGAATTAGAAACACCACCATTCTTTAAAAATCGTTAA
- a CDS encoding YggS family pyridoxal phosphate-dependent enzyme — protein sequence MNLEQNKKTIFEQVHKACIAANRLEESVKVVAVTKHVDVSTASALLDTGVKHLAENRVDKFLEKYDALKDRDVTWHLIGSLQRRKVKDVINRVDYFHALDSLNLAQEIQKRADHPINCFLQVNISGEESKHGFSPDEVNLVLSQIAELDKIRLVGLMTMAPLDADSEIIHGIFEQAKQLRQELQQQDRKNMPFTELSMGMSNDYEIAIQHGATFVRIGTSFFKVMEKKDGI from the coding sequence ATGAATCTTGAACAAAATAAAAAAACTATTTTTGAACAAGTCCATAAAGCATGTATCGCAGCTAATCGTTTAGAGGAAAGTGTAAAGGTGGTAGCTGTTACCAAACATGTCGATGTTTCTACTGCAAGTGCTTTACTTGATACTGGAGTAAAGCATCTAGCAGAAAATCGTGTGGATAAATTTTTAGAAAAGTACGACGCTTTAAAGGATAGGGATGTCACTTGGCATCTCATCGGCAGTCTCCAAAGACGTAAAGTAAAAGACGTCATTAATCGTGTTGACTATTTTCACGCTTTGGACTCTCTAAACTTGGCTCAAGAAATTCAAAAGCGTGCTGATCACCCTATTAATTGCTTTTTGCAAGTTAATATTTCTGGTGAAGAAAGCAAGCATGGTTTCTCTCCTGATGAAGTGAATTTAGTCCTTTCGCAGATTGCTGAATTGGATAAGATTCGTTTAGTTGGATTGATGACCATGGCTCCACTAGATGCAGATTCAGAAATCATTCATGGCATTTTTGAACAGGCCAAACAATTAAGACAAGAATTGCAACAACAGGACAGAAAGAATATGCCCTTTACGGAGTTAAGCATGGGAATGAGTAATGATTATGAAATCGCTATTCAGCACGGTGCAACTTTCGTGCGTATTGGAACTTCTTTCTTTAAAGTAATGGAGAAAAAAGATGGCATTTAA
- a CDS encoding cell division protein SepF: protein MAFKDTINKVVSYFDTDDISEVEEDVPVQQVEEQQSQRPHQTARQSSQQQIVNKTNQPASRPAQPSRNYKAEQQQPLPNYQSQPRSNSSDISERRQTPYGSGSHVKKQDILSEGSRVEQTRIALKYPKKYEDAQEIVDLLIENECVLIDFQYMLDAQARRCLDFIDGASKVLYGSLQKVGSSMYLLTPSNVSVNIEDMNIPNTNQDFGYDFDMKRR, encoded by the coding sequence ATGGCATTTAAGGATACAATTAATAAAGTGGTATCTTACTTTGATACTGATGACATCAGTGAAGTGGAAGAAGATGTTCCAGTTCAGCAAGTAGAGGAGCAACAGAGTCAAAGACCACATCAAACTGCTCGTCAGAGCTCTCAACAGCAAATTGTTAATAAAACAAACCAGCCTGCTAGTAGGCCAGCTCAACCTAGTCGTAATTATAAGGCAGAGCAACAACAACCTCTTCCTAACTATCAATCACAACCACGCTCAAATTCCTCAGATATATCAGAACGCAGACAAACTCCGTACGGGTCGGGTTCACACGTAAAAAAACAAGATATCTTGTCAGAGGGTTCAAGGGTTGAACAAACAAGGATTGCTTTGAAGTATCCTAAGAAGTATGAAGATGCTCAGGAGATTGTTGATTTACTTATTGAAAATGAATGTGTTTTGATAGATTTTCAGTATATGTTAGATGCTCAAGCGAGACGTTGCTTAGATTTTATTGATGGTGCTAGTAAAGTTTTATATGGTTCACTACAAAAAGTTGGTTCGTCAATGTATCTATTGACCCCTTCTAATGTATCTGTTAATATTGAAGATATGAATATTCCAAATACTAACCAAGACTTTGGTTATGATTTTGATATGAAGAGACGTTAA
- a CDS encoding YggT family protein, translating into MIVILVIVLNLIKVYSYLLLGYALLSWFPGAYDTWLGRFICQLVEPVLQPFRKLPLQFAGIDFTVFVVMIALNFLSNFLIRLLVG; encoded by the coding sequence ATGATAGTCATTCTAGTTATCGTTCTCAATTTGATCAAGGTTTATTCATACCTTTTGCTTGGTTATGCCTTACTATCTTGGTTTCCAGGCGCTTATGATACTTGGTTAGGCCGTTTCATTTGTCAATTAGTTGAACCTGTTTTACAGCCTTTTAGAAAATTACCGCTACAATTTGCAGGTATCGATTTTACAGTTTTCGTGGTTATGATTGCGCTCAATTTTTTAAGTAATTTTTTGATAAGACTATTGGTAGGATGA
- a CDS encoding RNA-binding protein gives MTTKDFKQHFHPSEPPFIEKIQDIIRRVEDSYSFYLTEFLNPRQVEILKILVASSELQCFSSSDFYHTEYGRVIIAPDYYHLSECDFELAIVDISYNAKFNTIKHAQILGTFIHELGIQRSLLGDILVTPGHAQVMTTKSMLSYAITNISKIARASVNLKEGSLKDLIQANVDEKYLELLLSSFRLDTLIANVLKLSRSQAIKLVESEKVKVNYRVVRKASDLLVIGDLISVRGFGRFQLLQDNGLTKNGKYKLTISKTMQK, from the coding sequence ATGACGACGAAGGATTTTAAACAACATTTTCATCCAAGTGAACCCCCCTTTATTGAAAAAATACAAGATATTATTCGGCGAGTTGAGGATTCTTATTCTTTTTATCTGACTGAATTTTTGAATCCAAGGCAAGTGGAAATACTTAAAATATTAGTAGCAAGTTCTGAACTTCAATGCTTTTCGTCAAGTGATTTTTATCATACCGAATATGGACGTGTAATTATTGCACCCGATTATTATCATTTAAGTGAATGTGATTTTGAACTTGCAATTGTTGATATAAGCTATAATGCTAAATTTAACACAATAAAACATGCTCAAATATTGGGTACTTTTATTCATGAATTAGGCATACAAAGGAGTTTATTAGGTGATATTTTAGTAACACCTGGACATGCTCAAGTAATGACAACAAAATCAATGCTTTCTTATGCCATAACAAATATTTCGAAAATTGCTAGGGCTAGTGTGAATTTGAAAGAGGGTTCGTTAAAAGACCTTATTCAGGCTAATGTTGATGAGAAATACTTGGAATTGCTTCTTTCGAGTTTTAGACTGGATACCTTGATTGCTAATGTCCTTAAGTTATCGAGAAGTCAGGCCATCAAATTAGTCGAGTCTGAAAAAGTAAAAGTCAATTACCGGGTTGTAAGGAAAGCTTCTGACTTACTTGTAATTGGTGATTTGATTAGTGTTAGAGGCTTTGGAAGATTTCAACTTTTACAGGATAATGGTTTAACCAAAAATGGAAAGTACAAACTTACAATAAGCAAAACAATGCAAAAATAA
- a CDS encoding DivIVA domain-containing protein, with protein MALTALEIKDKTFKTKLRGYSEEEVNEFLDIVVDDYEALIKKNREQEAKIKTLEEKLAYFDEMKESLSQSVILAQETAEKVKASANAEASNLVSKANYDAQHLLDESKAKANQMLRDATDEAKRVAVETEELKRQTRVFHQRLISSIESQLSLSNSPEWDELLQPTAIYLQNSDAAFKEVVKEVLDEDIPETNDSASFDATRQFSPEEMAELQRRVDESNKELESSEFAKNDHSDYSDSVINLNETQTFKLNIED; from the coding sequence ATGGCACTTACAGCACTTGAAATTAAAGATAAAACATTTAAAACAAAATTACGCGGTTATAGTGAAGAAGAAGTAAATGAGTTTTTAGATATCGTTGTTGATGATTATGAAGCTCTTATTAAGAAAAACCGTGAGCAAGAAGCGAAAATCAAAACTCTTGAAGAAAAATTAGCTTACTTTGATGAAATGAAAGAATCACTAAGTCAGTCCGTTATTCTTGCACAAGAAACTGCTGAAAAAGTAAAGGCATCTGCCAATGCTGAAGCAAGTAATTTGGTAAGTAAGGCCAACTATGATGCACAGCATCTCTTAGATGAGTCAAAAGCAAAAGCTAACCAAATGTTGCGTGATGCTACGGATGAGGCAAAACGAGTTGCAGTTGAAACTGAAGAATTGAAACGTCAAACACGTGTTTTCCACCAACGTCTAATTTCATCTATTGAGTCTCAACTAAGCTTATCAAATTCCCCAGAATGGGATGAGTTATTGCAACCCACAGCTATTTATCTTCAAAATTCTGATGCCGCTTTCAAAGAAGTTGTTAAAGAAGTTCTTGATGAAGATATTCCAGAAACAAATGATAGTGCATCCTTTGATGCAACTCGTCAATTTTCGCCAGAAGAAATGGCTGAGCTCCAACGGCGAGTTGATGAAAGTAATAAAGAGCTTGAATCTTCTGAGTTTGCCAAAAATGATCATTCCGATTATTCAGATTCAGTAATTAACCTTAACGAAACACAAACTTTTAAATTAAATATTGAAGATTAA
- the ileS gene encoding isoleucine--tRNA ligase: protein MKLKETLNLGKTGFPMRAGLPNKEPLWQKTWEEADIYKKRQELNEGKPSFHLHDGPPYANGNIHVGHALNKISKDIIVRAKSMSGYQAPYVPGWDTHGLPIEQVLAKKGVKRKEMNLAEYLDMCREYAMSQVEKQREDFKRLGVSADWDNPYITLMPEYEANQIRVFGAMADKGYIYRGAKPVYWSWSSESALAEAEIEYHDIDSMSLYYANKVKNGKGILDTDTYIVVWTTTPFTVTASRGLTVGPDLDYVLVRPAGKVQKYLVAEGLLDSLAGKFGWVEFETLEHYKGKDLEFIETEHPWDAEVTEYVILGDHVTLDSGTGIVHTAPGFGEDDYNVGVKYKLEVAVTVDERGIMMENAGPDFQGKFYDKVTPIVQEKLGDLLLASELINHSYPFDWRTKKPIIWRAVPQWFASVSRFREEILAEIEKTDFHPAWGKTRLYNMIRDRGDWVISRQRAWGVPLPIFYAEDGTAIMSKEVTDHVANLFEKEGSIIWWKKDAKELLPEGFSHPGSPNGEFTKETDIMDVWFDSGSSWNGVMNARNNLIYPADLYLEGSDQYRGWFNSSLITSVAVNGHAPYKAILSQGFVLDGKGEKMSKSKGNTILPSDVTKQYGAEILRLWVTSVDTDNDVRVSMDILGQVSETYRKIRNTLRFLIANTSDFNPNHDTVPFENLSAADKYMTIKFNKLVEVFHDAYNSYDFMAIYKAVVNFVTVDLSAFYLDFAKDVVYIEAANSHQRRAMQTVFYDILVKITKLLTPILPHTAEEIWSYLEFEEEEFVQLSELPVAESFNGQDDILDAWEAFMLLRNQAQKALEEARNAKIIGKSLEAHLTIYASAEIKTLLNALDSDVALLLIVSQLTIANLEEAPASAVAFDGVAFTVERAIGEVCERSRRIDPTTKMRSYNAFVCDASAKIIEENFPEAVAEGFED from the coding sequence ATGAAACTAAAAGAAACACTCAACCTTGGGAAAACAGGTTTTCCAATGCGAGCCGGCTTACCAAATAAAGAGCCACTGTGGCAAAAAACATGGGAAGAAGCTGATATTTACAAAAAACGTCAGGAACTTAATGAAGGTAAACCTTCCTTTCATTTGCATGATGGTCCCCCTTATGCTAATGGAAATATACACGTTGGGCATGCCTTAAATAAGATTTCTAAAGATATTATTGTAAGGGCTAAATCTATGTCTGGATATCAAGCCCCTTATGTGCCAGGTTGGGATACACATGGTCTACCAATTGAGCAAGTCTTGGCTAAAAAAGGTGTTAAACGCAAGGAAATGAATTTGGCTGAATACCTTGACATGTGCCGTGAATATGCTATGTCACAAGTTGAAAAGCAAAGAGAGGATTTCAAACGTCTAGGTGTTTCTGCTGATTGGGATAACCCCTATATCACCCTAATGCCAGAATATGAAGCAAATCAAATTCGTGTTTTTGGGGCAATGGCTGACAAAGGTTATATCTATCGCGGAGCAAAACCAGTTTACTGGTCTTGGTCATCTGAGTCTGCTTTGGCTGAAGCTGAAATTGAATATCATGATATAGATTCAATGTCTCTTTATTATGCCAATAAAGTTAAAAACGGTAAAGGTATACTAGATACAGATACTTATATTGTTGTTTGGACAACAACTCCCTTCACTGTAACAGCTTCGCGTGGTTTGACTGTCGGTCCGGATTTGGATTATGTTCTTGTTCGTCCTGCGGGAAAAGTTCAGAAATATTTAGTGGCAGAAGGTTTGCTAGATAGTCTGGCAGGCAAGTTCGGTTGGGTAGAATTTGAGACATTGGAACATTATAAAGGTAAAGATTTAGAATTTATCGAAACAGAACATCCTTGGGATGCAGAAGTTACAGAATATGTCATTCTAGGTGATCATGTAACGCTAGATTCAGGGACAGGAATTGTTCATACTGCTCCTGGTTTTGGTGAAGATGACTACAATGTCGGTGTTAAGTATAAACTAGAAGTAGCAGTAACAGTTGACGAACGTGGCATAATGATGGAAAATGCTGGACCTGATTTCCAAGGAAAATTCTATGATAAAGTCACACCAATTGTTCAAGAAAAATTAGGAGACCTTCTATTAGCAAGTGAGCTTATAAATCACTCATATCCATTTGACTGGCGTACTAAGAAACCTATTATTTGGCGTGCTGTTCCGCAATGGTTTGCCTCAGTCTCACGCTTTCGCGAGGAAATACTAGCAGAAATTGAAAAGACAGACTTCCACCCAGCATGGGGAAAAACACGTCTTTATAATATGATTCGTGATCGCGGTGATTGGGTTATTTCTCGTCAGAGAGCTTGGGGTGTTCCTTTACCTATTTTTTATGCAGAAGATGGTACAGCAATCATGTCTAAAGAAGTTACGGACCATGTGGCTAATCTCTTTGAAAAAGAAGGATCCATCATTTGGTGGAAAAAGGATGCTAAGGAGCTCTTACCGGAAGGCTTTTCACATCCAGGCTCTCCCAATGGAGAGTTTACAAAAGAAACAGATATCATGGACGTATGGTTTGATTCTGGTTCATCTTGGAATGGTGTCATGAATGCTCGCAATAACCTAATCTATCCTGCCGACCTCTATTTGGAAGGATCAGACCAGTACCGAGGATGGTTTAATTCATCATTAATTACCTCCGTTGCCGTGAATGGTCATGCTCCATATAAAGCCATCTTATCACAAGGGTTTGTTCTTGACGGAAAAGGCGAAAAAATGTCTAAATCTAAAGGGAATACCATTTTACCTAGTGATGTTACCAAACAGTATGGTGCGGAAATTCTTCGTCTTTGGGTAACTTCAGTGGATACCGATAACGATGTGCGTGTCTCTATGGATATCTTAGGACAGGTTTCTGAAACTTACCGTAAAATCAGAAATACTCTTCGTTTCTTAATTGCAAATACTTCTGATTTTAATCCTAACCATGATACGGTTCCTTTTGAAAACTTATCTGCAGCTGATAAGTATATGACAATCAAATTTAATAAACTGGTAGAAGTTTTCCATGACGCATATAACTCATATGATTTTATGGCTATTTATAAAGCCGTAGTAAACTTTGTTACAGTTGATTTATCAGCTTTCTACTTGGACTTTGCAAAAGATGTTGTTTACATTGAGGCTGCTAATAGTCATCAACGTCGTGCAATGCAAACAGTCTTTTATGATATCTTAGTTAAGATTACTAAACTATTAACACCAATTCTACCGCATACTGCTGAAGAGATTTGGTCTTATCTAGAGTTTGAAGAAGAAGAATTTGTACAACTAAGTGAGTTACCAGTTGCGGAATCATTCAATGGTCAAGATGACATTTTAGATGCTTGGGAAGCCTTTATGTTATTGCGAAACCAAGCTCAAAAAGCCTTAGAAGAAGCTCGTAATGCTAAAATTATTGGTAAGTCTCTTGAAGCGCATTTAACAATCTACGCTAGCGCAGAAATAAAAACGCTTTTAAATGCTTTGGATAGTGATGTAGCACTTCTATTAATTGTTTCACAATTAACAATTGCTAACTTAGAGGAAGCGCCAGCGAGCGCAGTAGCATTTGATGGAGTAGCTTTCACTGTTGAACGTGCTATTGGTGAAGTCTGCGAACGTTCTCGTCGTATTGATCCGACAACAAAAATGCGTTCATACAATGCCTTCGTTTGTGATGCAAGTGCCAAAATTATTGAAGAAAACTTCCCAGAAGCAGTTGCTGAAGGCTTTGAAGACTGA
- a CDS encoding DUF1827 family protein, whose product MRLINTTSSHPELVQNQLRNTDAQLVEVYSAGNTDVVFTKAPTHYELLISNKYRAIKDEELNTIRHFFLKRKINPELVIPDQSKTLHTNNLIEISFQIKE is encoded by the coding sequence ATGAGATTAATCAATACAACAAGCAGTCATCCTGAACTTGTTCAGAATCAACTACGAAATACAGATGCACAGTTAGTTGAGGTCTACTCAGCAGGAAATACTGATGTCGTCTTTACAAAAGCACCCACACATTATGAACTTTTAATTTCCAATAAATATCGTGCCATCAAAGATGAGGAATTAAATACTATTCGTCACTTCTTCCTTAAACGAAAAATTAATCCTGAATTGGTTATTCCTGATCAATCAAAAACATTGCACACTAACAATTTGATTGAAATATCTTTCCAAATTAAAGAATAA
- a CDS encoding NUDIX domain-containing protein codes for MTVPVFGEKSDQKNYQTRYGVYAIIPNQEDDRIILVQAPNGSWFLPGGEIEYGEDHATALERELLEELGFSAEIGYYYGQADEYFYSRHRDTYYHNPAHLYEVTDYHRVCDPLEDFNNLAWFPVEEAIDLLKRGSHKWGVLEWQKHHH; via the coding sequence ATGACAGTCCCAGTTTTCGGCGAAAAAAGTGATCAAAAAAACTATCAGACACGTTATGGTGTTTATGCAATTATTCCCAACCAAGAAGATGACAGAATTATTTTAGTACAAGCCCCGAATGGTTCTTGGTTCTTACCTGGTGGTGAAATAGAATATGGCGAAGATCATGCTACAGCTCTTGAAAGGGAGTTATTGGAGGAACTTGGTTTCTCAGCAGAAATAGGCTACTATTATGGGCAAGCAGATGAGTATTTCTACTCTCGCCATCGCGATACCTACTATCATAATCCAGCCCACCTCTATGAAGTAACGGACTATCACAGGGTATGTGATCCCTTAGAAGACTTTAATAATCTAGCATGGTTTCCAGTTGAAGAAGCCATTGACCTCTTAAAAAGAGGGAGTCACAAATGGGGCGTTCTAGAATGGCAAAAACACCACCATTAG